The Candidatus Denitrolinea symbiosum DNA window CTGGTAATATCATACACCACCCGATTAATTCCGTCCACTTCGTTGACGATGCGATTGGCCGTCCGAGCCAGCAGATCGTAGGGCAGGCGCGCCCAGTCGGCGGTCATAAAGTCCTCGGTGGTCACGGCTCGAATGGCGGCGGCCTCCTGGTACGTCCGCTGGTCGCCCATCACGCCGACGGATTTCACAGGCAGCAAAACGACGAAGGCCTGCGAGGTCTCCGCGCCCTTGCCTAAAAATCCCGCGCGGGACAGTTCCTCGGTCAGGATCGCGTCCGCCGCCCGCAGGCGCGAGACGCGCTCGCGCGTCGCCTCGCCGAGACAGCGCACGGCCAGGCCCGGGCCCGGGAACGGCTGCCGCCACACCAGCGCTTCAGGCAGTCCCAGCGCCTCGCCGACGGCGCGGGCCTCGTCCTTGAACAAATAGCGCAGCGGCTCGACCAGTTCGAACTGCATGTCCTCGGGCAGCCCGCCCACGTTGTGATGCGTCTTGATCTTCGCCGCCTTGTTCCGGTCGGGCGCGGACGATTCCACCACGTCGGGATAGATCGTCCCCTGCACGAGGAATTTCGGCTGACCGAGCCGGCGCGCCTGTTCTTCGAAGATGCGGATGAATTTCTCGCCGACGATCCTCCGCTTCTGCTCGGGATCGGTCACGCCTTTGAGCGCGGCGAAGTATTCCTGGCCGGCTTCGATGGTCGCCAATTCCGAATGAAGGTTCTTGCGGAACGCGTCCGCGACCTGCGCGCCCTCGTTCTTTCGAAGGAGACCGGTATCCACGAATATGCAGGTCAGCTGGTCGCCGACGGCTTTGTGGACGAGCGCCGCGGCTACCGTCGAGTCCACGCCGCCCGAAACGGCCGCGAGGACGCGCTCGCCTCCCACCTGGGCGCGGATGCGCTGCACGGCTTCGTCAATGATCGAAGCGGAAGTCCACTCGGGCGCGGCGCCGCAAACGTCCACGACGAAATGGCTGAACAGTTCGCTCCCATTTGGCGTGTGATGCACTTCGGGATGGAATTGCACGCCGAAATATTTTCGGTTGAAATCGCCCATCGCCGCGAAGGGACTGTTGCCGCTCTTCGCCAGCGCCGCGAACCCGGCGGGCATCTTCGTGATGCGGTCTCCGTGCGACATCCAGACAAGGGAGAGAGTAGAGAGCAGAGGAGTAGGGAGTAGCGACTCAATCTCGGCGGGACCGTATTCGCGGTGCGCGGACGCGTCCACCTGCCCGCCCAGCGCGTGAGTCAACGCCTGCATCCCGTAGCAGATGCCGAGGATGGGAAGTCCCGACTCGAGGATGAATTCCTGAATGTACGGCGCGCCTTCCTCGTAAACCGAGTGCGGTCCGCCGGAGAGGATGAATCCCTTGGGCTGGATGGACATGATCTTTCCCTGCGGCGCGTCCCACGGGAACAACTCGCAATAGACCTGCGCCTCACGCACGCGGCGGGCGATGAGTTGGGCGTACTGCGAACCGAAATCGAGGATGGCGATGGATTGGGTCATGGATCTCCTTCGTTTCGTTCAACATCCGCAATCAAATGGAAATGCAACTGCGGCACATCCTGAAACTCCCCGCCATTGACGATCAGCCGGTAAGCGGGGAGTTTGAATTCAGCTACGAGGCTTTGGACGGTGGAATAGAGGTCGGCGAGGAAAGCGGTATCGGTGGGATCGAGTTCGGTCAGCGAGGCGACCGCCTTCTTCGGAACGATCAACACGTGAAAGGGATACGCCGGCTTCGGATGACGGAACGCCATCAATGTGTCGGTCTCGCGCAGGCGTTTGACGGGAATCGCAAAACTCATGTGGGCAAACATCCATCCGACGAACTGCGCCATCCGATCCTTTGCAAATATCCTCACTGCTCACTGCTCTCTGCTCTCTGCTCTCTAAATTCGATCTTCCCATCATCACCCATTTTAGTGATGCACGCCAGCGATTCGACCGGGACGCCCAACGGCTCCAGCGCGGCGCGTCCGCCCTCGAAGAGCTTCTCGATCAGCGCGCCGATCCCGACCACCTTCGAGCCGGATGCCTCCGCGAGACGGACCAGCCCGAGGATGGTCGCGCCGGAGGCGAGGAAGTCGTCAATGATCAGGATCTTCTCGTCGTTTGCCATGTACTCCGGCGAGACGATCAATTCCACCGTGCGGCCTTTCGTGTGCGAGGGCGCGAGCGTCAGGTAGACCTGGTCGGGCATGGTGATCGGCTTGTGCTTGCGGGCGTAGACGACCGGCAGTCCGAGGTGGATCGCCGTCGTCAGCGCGGGGGCGATGCCCGAAATCTCGGCGGTGAGAATCTTGGTCGCGCCGACGTGAGCGAAGCGACGCGCAAATTCCCGCCCGCAGGCGTCCATCAGCAGCGGGTCCACCTGATGGTTGACGAAACTGTCCACTTTGAG harbors:
- a CDS encoding protein kinase C interacting protein, whose protein sequence is MAQFVGWMFAHMSFAIPVKRLRETDTLMAFRHPKPAYPFHVLIVPKKAVASLTELDPTDTAFLADLYSTVQSLVAEFKLPAYRLIVNGGEFQDVPQLHFHLIADVERNEGDP
- a CDS encoding xanthine phosphoribosyltransferase is translated as MQELKERILRDGKNLGNGILKVDSFVNHQVDPLLMDACGREFARRFAHVGATKILTAEISGIAPALTTAIHLGLPVVYARKHKPITMPDQVYLTLAPSHTKGRTVELIVSPEYMANDEKILIIDDFLASGATILGLVRLAEASGSKVVGIGALIEKLFEGGRAALEPLGVPVESLACITKMGDDGKIEFREQRAESSEQ
- a CDS encoding GMP synthase (glutamine-hydrolyzing), which translates into the protein MTQSIAILDFGSQYAQLIARRVREAQVYCELFPWDAPQGKIMSIQPKGFILSGGPHSVYEEGAPYIQEFILESGLPILGICYGMQALTHALGGQVDASAHREYGPAEIESLLPTPLLSTLSLVWMSHGDRITKMPAGFAALAKSGNSPFAAMGDFNRKYFGVQFHPEVHHTPNGSELFSHFVVDVCGAAPEWTSASIIDEAVQRIRAQVGGERVLAAVSGGVDSTVAAALVHKAVGDQLTCIFVDTGLLRKNEGAQVADAFRKNLHSELATIEAGQEYFAALKGVTDPEQKRRIVGEKFIRIFEEQARRLGQPKFLVQGTIYPDVVESSAPDRNKAAKIKTHHNVGGLPEDMQFELVEPLRYLFKDEARAVGEALGLPEALVWRQPFPGPGLAVRCLGEATRERVSRLRAADAILTEELSRAGFLGKGAETSQAFVVLLPVKSVGVMGDQRTYQEAAAIRAVTTEDFMTADWARLPYDLLARTANRIVNEVDGINRVVYDITSKPPATIEWE